Within Marinomonas mediterranea MMB-1, the genomic segment CCGCTGGTGTAACTGGGTTCCAAGCAGAACCTGATGTTTCTAGGCGAAACATGCCGGACGGCGTAAATAATGCCTTGTGTGTCATGATGTAACCGGCATAAGCAATTAAAGAGCAGAAAAAAACAGAGAGCAGAGCGTTTACTATATCTAAACAGTGCCTGCCGCGGTCACCAACAGCGTCATACAGCATTTTGATACTAATGTGTGTATTTCTTGCTAAGCAGTATGATCCGCCGTAAGCCATACATAGAGCACATATCATAGTGGTTGATTCATGTACCCAAATCGTTGGAGCATTAAAGAAATAACGACTGATGATTTCGTAAAAGCTGATACCTACACTGATCAGAAATAGGAAAGAAACATAACCACCTAACCTATCAACCCACCGATCCAATGCATTATTAAACTGAATGTCATTGAGATGATCTAAGGCAACAGCAGAGACTTCTTCTACTGAGGTATTGGGATTTTCGTTATTATTCATCGTGGTATCCTGAGAAAATCGGAGAGTAAACGGAAAGCAATAAAAGGTTGTTTCCTCATTTCTTATCGAAATAAAAAACTATTTTTATTACTTCCGTCCCTGCCCAAGAAAACGATTATTTTGCTAGAAGGTCTTGACTCACAAGGTATGCAGATACCTTAGTGTATACTTCTTTCGCCATAGGCGATCTTTCCGCCCATTTTTTCCATTGTTTCTGAGCGATACCACGAAATTTTGCACGCTCTTCTTCAGGCCAATTGATGATTTCTATAGAGGAGTCTTTCTTCGCTTCAACAACGGCTTGTTTATCTAACATTTCTAGTCGTTGAACCATGTCGTAGCCGAACTCGCGAACGGAGACAGAAAGTACTTCTTTTAACGACGGGGATAGACCATCCCATATATTTTTGTTCATAGATACGGCTAGGGTTGGCATCGAATGGAAACCAGGGAAAAGCGGATATTTGGCGAACTTATGTAAGCCTTGAGCTTGGTTTGTTGAAAAAACACTGTAGTCAGCAGCGTCAATAACACCTTTGTCTAAAGCGGTATAAACTTCGGAGCCGGGTAAGTTAACGGGTGCAGCGTTGATGGATGCAAAAACTTCTTGCACCATACCTTCAGGGGCGCGCATTTTAATGCCTTTAAAATCTTCTACACTGCGGATAGGCGTTTTAGACACAAAAGATTCAACACCTGTAGAAGCAGCGCCTATGAATTGTAAACCGTAAGGGTTCACTAATTGGTTATAGACCTCTTTACCACCACCGTATTCCATAAAGCCAAACATTTGATATGGACTACTCCAAGCGCCAACTAAGTTACCTAACATCGCAAAGGCTGGATCTTTACCGCTGAAATAAGAAGGGTCTGCAATGTGGCCTTGGAGAATACCGACACCAACTGCATCTAATGTTTCGTTATAAGCAACGACGGAGTTAACAGGAACTAGATCAATATCGATCTCTCCTTGGCTCATAACGCCGACTCGTTTTGCCCATTCTTGTTGAATGGCGAAAAAGCTATCGCCAGCCTGTGCCCCGCTTTGAAAAGTCCATTTATATTTAGCATCTGCAGCGCTTACGGCAGAAGATGTTGAAAATACAGCGGTAGATATAGCCAGTATTGCAAGGTTCTTTTTTGATATGAATGAAAGCATGATTATTCCTTTTTTAATTTTTGTTGGAACATAAATAATGACATCTTGGTAGCGCTATCAAATACACCACGAAGCAAGATTATCACAAATGATAGCGCTGTCAAATAAATGATAAAACTTTTGATCTGACTAAGAAAAGTCAGTATAGGTACTTTTTCGCTCAACTACCTTATAGCTCACATCATATTGAAGTGAATCAGGGTTAGTACGATTAACGATTTTATGTAATAAGTATTCCGCTGCTTTTTTGCCCATTTCATAAAGAGGAATAGAGACAGTTGTTAAGGATGGCGTTAACTCTTCAGCAAAATCTAGATCATTAAACCCCGCGATAGAGATGTCTTCAGGAACACGAATGCCTTTTCTACTGCATTCAAACATAGCACCAGCAGCAAGGTCGTCATTGCTAAAACAAATCGCTTCTAAATCAGAGAATTGGGTAAATAGCTGGTTAAAGAGCTTCGCGCCAAGTTTAAATGACGTGTGACTTTGGTTCGTTAAGACATAGTCATTATTGCTAATGCCTATTTCCTGCATAGCGTGCTTGTAGCCTTCCATGCGGCGTTGAGATCGAGGATCCATGCGTGCGCCGATAAAGCCTATCTTTTTGTACCCAGCGTTCTGTAAGTGTCGAACTAAATCATAGGAAGCTTGAAAATGTGAAAAACCCACGTTCATATCAATAGGAAAGTCGGTTAACTCCATGATTTGCACCACTGGAGTTTTAGAGCCGAGTAATAATTTGCGCGTATTTTCGTTCTGATCAATGCCCGTCACGATAATGCCATCCGGGTTCTGTTCAAGTAACGTTCTTACCAAAATTTCTTCTTGATCGGTTTCATAGTGGGTATTAGCAAGTAAGATCCGATATCCGGCGGGGGCTAAGGTATCATGAATACCATCTAATACATCTGGAAATACCGCATTAGAAAGAGAAGGAAAAATAACAGAGATAATCTTTGTTTCAGAAGACGCTAATGAGCGTGCCGCATGATTTGGAATATAGCCCAACTCATTTACCGCATCATAGATTTTAGTTCTCAGTTTTTCAGATACTTGCTGAGGATTCTTTAATGCCCGTGAGGCGGTTATTGGGCTGACACCCGCTTTTTCAGCTACGTCAGCTAAGGTGACCCTACCCATACTTCGGCTTGATATATTGTTATTTTTGTTACTAATCATTATCT encodes:
- a CDS encoding TRAP transporter small permease subunit, with the protein product MNNNENPNTSVEEVSAVALDHLNDIQFNNALDRWVDRLGGYVSFLFLISVGISFYEIISRYFFNAPTIWVHESTTMICALCMAYGGSYCLARNTHISIKMLYDAVGDRGRHCLDIVNALLSVFFCSLIAYAGYIMTHKALFTPSGMFRLETSGSAWNPVTPAVVKTGLFVILLLMTLQSIIRLIQAIKKAR
- a CDS encoding TRAP transporter substrate-binding protein; the protein is MLSFISKKNLAILAISTAVFSTSSAVSAADAKYKWTFQSGAQAGDSFFAIQQEWAKRVGVMSQGEIDIDLVPVNSVVAYNETLDAVGVGILQGHIADPSYFSGKDPAFAMLGNLVGAWSSPYQMFGFMEYGGGKEVYNQLVNPYGLQFIGAASTGVESFVSKTPIRSVEDFKGIKMRAPEGMVQEVFASINAAPVNLPGSEVYTALDKGVIDAADYSVFSTNQAQGLHKFAKYPLFPGFHSMPTLAVSMNKNIWDGLSPSLKEVLSVSVREFGYDMVQRLEMLDKQAVVEAKKDSSIEIINWPEEERAKFRGIAQKQWKKWAERSPMAKEVYTKVSAYLVSQDLLAK
- a CDS encoding HTH-type transcriptional regulator GntR; this encodes MISNKNNNISSRSMGRVTLADVAEKAGVSPITASRALKNPQQVSEKLRTKIYDAVNELGYIPNHAARSLASSETKIISVIFPSLSNAVFPDVLDGIHDTLAPAGYRILLANTHYETDQEEILVRTLLEQNPDGIIVTGIDQNENTRKLLLGSKTPVVQIMELTDFPIDMNVGFSHFQASYDLVRHLQNAGYKKIGFIGARMDPRSQRRMEGYKHAMQEIGISNNDYVLTNQSHTSFKLGAKLFNQLFTQFSDLEAICFSNDDLAAGAMFECSRKGIRVPEDISIAGFNDLDFAEELTPSLTTVSIPLYEMGKKAAEYLLHKIVNRTNPDSLQYDVSYKVVERKSTYTDFS